From Butyricimonas paravirosa, one genomic window encodes:
- a CDS encoding DUF2721 domain-containing protein has translation MEELTLTTPSILFSAISLIMLAYTNRFLAYAQVIRNLKGEHENRPSAMTKLQLDNLRKRLYMARSMQIYGVISLLLCVVCTFFIYIGLQTLAVYTFGVALLLLVISLGISVKEILISVKALEFRLDNVTPEEEKK, from the coding sequence ATGGAAGAGCTTACATTGACAACACCTTCTATTTTATTCTCGGCTATATCGTTGATCATGCTGGCTTATACGAATCGTTTTCTGGCGTATGCCCAAGTGATCCGGAATTTGAAGGGAGAACATGAGAATCGGCCGAGTGCGATGACCAAATTGCAACTGGATAATTTACGGAAGCGGCTTTACATGGCTAGATCGATGCAAATTTACGGAGTGATCAGTTTATTGCTTTGCGTGGTTTGTACCTTTTTTATCTATATCGGTCTACAAACCTTGGCTGTTTACACGTTCGGTGTGGCCTTGTTGCTGTTGGTGATTTCATTGGGAATTTCCGTGAAAGAGATATTGATTTCGGTGAAGGCGTTGGAATTTAGGTTAGATAACGTGACCCCGGAGGAAGAGAAGAAATAA
- a CDS encoding patatin family protein, translated as MILDAHTGLVLEGGGMRGVFTAGALDFLMDKKVYFPYTIGVSAGACNGLSYASRQRGRAKTCNIDLLDKYHYIGFRYFFTKRSIMDFDLIFDEFPTRIIPYDYDTYFASPERFVMVTSNCRTGEANYFEEKHDPVRLLNICRASCSLPFVCPISYVDEEPMLDGGICDAIPIRKAIADGFDRNVVILTRNKGYRKDEKEKSLPWFMYRKYPALRESLRIKNKRYNETLDFLEQLEREKKVILIRPEKPLEVDRIEQDVTKLTDLYNQGYECARKVFSI; from the coding sequence ATGATATTAGATGCACATACGGGATTAGTACTTGAAGGTGGTGGAATGAGAGGCGTATTTACTGCCGGGGCGTTAGATTTCTTGATGGATAAAAAGGTTTATTTCCCTTACACGATCGGAGTTTCTGCCGGGGCGTGTAACGGGCTTTCCTATGCCTCCCGTCAGCGGGGGCGGGCGAAGACGTGTAATATTGATTTGTTGGATAAGTACCATTATATCGGTTTCCGTTATTTTTTCACGAAACGGAGTATCATGGATTTTGACCTTATTTTTGATGAATTCCCGACCCGGATTATCCCGTACGATTATGATACTTACTTTGCTTCTCCGGAGCGTTTCGTGATGGTGACGAGTAATTGTAGGACGGGAGAGGCGAATTATTTCGAGGAAAAGCATGATCCGGTACGTTTGCTGAATATTTGTCGGGCCTCTTGCAGTCTGCCTTTTGTTTGTCCGATCTCTTACGTGGACGAGGAGCCCATGCTGGACGGGGGAATCTGTGATGCCATCCCGATCCGGAAAGCAATAGCTGACGGATTCGATCGTAACGTGGTGATCCTAACTCGTAATAAAGGTTACCGGAAAGATGAAAAAGAGAAATCATTGCCTTGGTTTATGTATCGTAAATATCCGGCATTACGGGAGAGCTTGAGGATAAAGAATAAACGTTATAACGAGACGCTTGATTTTTTGGAACAGTTGGAACGGGAGAAAAAAGTAATCTTGATTCGTCCGGAGAAACCGTTGGAGGTGGATCGGATCGAACAAGACGTGACGAAATTAACGGACTTGTATAATCAGGGGTACGAATGTGCCCGTAAAGTATTTAGTATTTAA
- the zwf gene encoding glucose-6-phosphate dehydrogenase, whose amino-acid sequence MNRPEDQVLVIFGASGDLTKRMLMPSLYELHVRQMLPERFVILGTSRKSMSDDEFRLSIRSMLQELKGDKGLNGEEVDRFLQKVYYQPFDPVEGADELGERVMFLMEENAIPMRVVYYLATPPNSQQAITKYIGRSCLFGVKERGGWHRIVVEKPFGTSLETAKELDQSLLQVFCEQEIYRIDHFLGKETVQNILVLRFANEIFESLWNRNYVDYVEIYALESLGIENRGKYYETTGALRDMVQNHLMQLLAFVAMESPATMEPEVIRDETVKVLRSLRQWKGEDIPRNVVRAQYVAGESKGQPVVGYLQEKDVAPNSDMETYVALKVFIDNWRWSHVPFYIYTGKRLKNKRSGVVIHFKSTPHKLFQGQCEGSSCNQLIIRMTPDEGVMLKFGLKMPGGGFTVKQVGMDFLYASLCNNYLPGAYERLLLDAMQGDSMLYTRDDALEASWKFIDPIVNYWREHPGEHLRTYTAGSEGPDLSDVWDVAPPVSKEDKNVCWL is encoded by the coding sequence ATGAATAGACCGGAGGATCAGGTATTAGTCATATTCGGGGCATCGGGTGATTTAACCAAACGAATGTTGATGCCCTCTTTATACGAGTTACACGTGCGGCAGATGTTGCCGGAACGTTTTGTTATTTTGGGAACTTCGAGGAAATCCATGAGTGATGACGAGTTCCGTTTGTCTATCCGTTCGATGTTGCAGGAGTTGAAAGGGGATAAGGGATTGAACGGGGAAGAGGTGGATCGTTTTTTACAGAAAGTGTACTATCAACCTTTTGATCCCGTGGAAGGAGCCGATGAGTTGGGAGAGCGGGTGATGTTTTTGATGGAGGAAAATGCCATCCCGATGCGGGTGGTATATTATCTGGCAACCCCTCCGAATTCGCAACAGGCAATCACGAAATATATCGGGAGAAGTTGCTTGTTTGGTGTTAAGGAACGGGGCGGGTGGCACAGGATTGTGGTGGAAAAACCTTTCGGGACGAGTTTGGAGACTGCGAAAGAATTGGATCAATCCTTGTTGCAGGTATTCTGTGAACAGGAGATTTATCGAATAGACCACTTTTTGGGGAAAGAGACGGTACAGAATATATTGGTTTTGCGTTTTGCGAACGAGATATTCGAGTCCTTGTGGAACCGGAACTACGTGGATTACGTGGAGATATACGCTTTGGAATCGCTCGGAATCGAGAACCGGGGGAAATATTACGAGACAACGGGAGCTTTGCGGGATATGGTGCAGAACCATCTGATGCAGTTGTTGGCTTTCGTGGCTATGGAATCCCCGGCGACGATGGAACCGGAGGTGATTCGGGACGAGACGGTAAAGGTGTTACGTTCACTTCGCCAATGGAAAGGGGAGGATATTCCTCGTAATGTTGTCCGGGCGCAATACGTGGCCGGAGAATCGAAAGGGCAGCCCGTGGTTGGATATTTGCAGGAAAAAGATGTTGCCCCGAATTCCGATATGGAGACTTACGTGGCGTTGAAAGTTTTTATTGACAACTGGCGGTGGAGTCATGTGCCGTTTTATATATACACGGGCAAGCGTTTGAAAAACAAGCGTTCCGGGGTGGTAATTCATTTCAAATCCACGCCGCATAAGTTATTTCAGGGACAATGTGAGGGTTCGTCTTGTAATCAGTTGATTATTCGTATGACACCGGATGAAGGGGTGATGTTGAAGTTTGGGTTGAAAATGCCGGGTGGCGGCTTTACGGTGAAACAAGTGGGGATGGATTTCCTGTATGCCTCGCTTTGTAACAATTATCTGCCGGGAGCCTACGAGCGTTTGTTGCTGGATGCCATGCAGGGAGATTCGATGCTTTACACGCGGGATGATGCCTTGGAGGCCAGTTGGAAGTTTATCGATCCGATCGTGAACTATTGGCGGGAACATCCGGGAGAACATTTGCGAACGTATACCGCCGGAAGTGAAGGGCCGGATTTGAGTGATGTGTGGGACGTGGCTCCACCTGTTTCGAAAGAAGATAAAAATGTTTGTTGGTTATGA
- the gnd gene encoding decarboxylating NADP(+)-dependent phosphogluconate dehydrogenase, with protein sequence MEISDIGLIGLAVMGENLALNLESKGYTVSVYNRVHPDRESVVTRFVEGRGKGKRFHGTYTIEEFVESIRLPRKIMLMVKAGDPVDELIGQLLPWLSPGDVIIDGGNSDYHDTERRVKMLEEKGLYFIGAGISGGEEGALNGPSIMPGGSVTAWPLVKDILQSIAAKLEDGSPCCEWIGPGGAGHYVKMVHNGIEYGDMELIAEAYSMLKKRTGLDNDGLGDIFELWNRGELNSFLIEITSHILHYKEENGDYLLDHILDVAGQKGTGKWSVMAALDEGDPLTLVSEAVFARFMSSLVNERERASVQYPSGKVGDMEACITLNTSGIEAVRDALYAAKLISYAQGFSLMRRASERNGWNLDYGTIAKIWRKGCIIRSVFLERITQAFTKSPGLQNLLFDAFFHERMENALPALRGVVVDCVFNGIAAPCFFSALSYFDGLRNFTSAANLIQAQRDYFGAHTYERTDAERGKFFHTDWTGKGGKTVSGTYNV encoded by the coding sequence ATGGAAATATCAGATATAGGATTGATCGGATTGGCGGTAATGGGAGAGAATTTGGCTTTGAACTTGGAAAGTAAAGGGTACACAGTCTCTGTTTACAACCGGGTTCACCCGGACCGAGAAAGTGTGGTAACCCGTTTCGTGGAAGGGCGAGGGAAGGGAAAGCGTTTCCACGGGACCTATACGATTGAAGAGTTCGTGGAGTCCATACGCTTGCCGCGGAAGATCATGTTAATGGTGAAGGCCGGGGATCCGGTTGACGAGTTGATCGGGCAGTTACTCCCGTGGCTTTCTCCGGGGGACGTTATTATTGACGGGGGAAATTCGGATTACCACGACACGGAACGTCGGGTGAAAATGTTGGAAGAGAAGGGCCTCTATTTTATTGGAGCCGGAATTTCCGGGGGAGAGGAGGGTGCGTTGAACGGGCCTTCTATCATGCCGGGAGGTTCCGTGACGGCTTGGCCACTAGTGAAAGATATATTACAGTCGATTGCGGCAAAATTGGAAGACGGTTCTCCTTGTTGCGAATGGATCGGTCCCGGCGGGGCAGGGCATTACGTGAAGATGGTACATAACGGGATCGAGTACGGGGATATGGAACTGATCGCGGAGGCGTATTCCATGTTGAAGAAAAGAACCGGGTTGGATAACGACGGCTTGGGAGATATTTTTGAGTTGTGGAACCGGGGAGAACTGAATAGCTTTTTGATCGAGATTACTTCACATATTCTGCATTACAAGGAAGAGAACGGAGACTATTTGTTGGATCATATTCTGGATGTGGCCGGGCAGAAGGGAACGGGAAAATGGAGTGTGATGGCGGCCTTGGATGAGGGGGACCCGTTGACGTTGGTGTCGGAGGCGGTGTTTGCCCGTTTCATGTCGTCTTTGGTGAACGAAAGAGAGAGAGCGTCCGTGCAGTACCCCTCGGGTAAGGTGGGGGATATGGAGGCTTGCATTACCTTGAACACTTCCGGAATCGAGGCTGTGAGGGACGCCTTGTACGCGGCGAAACTGATCTCTTACGCGCAGGGATTTTCCTTGATGCGCAGGGCCTCCGAGCGAAATGGTTGGAATCTGGATTACGGGACAATCGCTAAAATATGGAGAAAGGGATGTATCATTCGCTCTGTATTTTTGGAGAGGATTACCCAAGCATTTACGAAGAGTCCGGGATTGCAGAACTTGTTATTCGATGCTTTTTTCCACGAGAGAATGGAAAATGCCTTGCCGGCTTTGCGGGGGGTGGTCGTGGATTGCGTGTTTAATGGTATCGCGGCACCTTGTTTTTTCTCGGCGTTGAGTTATTTTGACGGGTTACGTAATTTTACTTCTGCGGCGAATCTGATACAGGCGCAACGGGATTATTTCGGGGCGCATACTTACGAACGTACGGATGCCGAAAGGGGTAAGTTTTTCCATACCGACTGGACGGGAAAAGGTGGAAAGACGGTTTCAGGAACTTATAATGTGTAA
- a CDS encoding PLP-dependent cysteine synthase family protein translates to MVKKNILETIGHTPMVRINRLGQNPNVNIFAKLEGFNPTGSIKDRIALQMIEQAEREGRLIPGKTIIEPTSGNTGIGLAIIGIVKGYPVEIVMSEAVSVERRKIIRSYGGKVILTPAAEGTDGAIRKAHQLVEENPGKYFMPDQFSNAGNYQAHYENTAIEIWQQMEGEIDYLVSALGTSGTIMGISRFLKRCKPDIKVVSAHPVKGHYIQGLKNMEEAIVPAIYDPSRIDIQVMVESEEAIAMAREIIVWEGIFAGMSSGAAMVAALKTAEQIDAGNIVVIFPDRAEKYLSTSMFGNLVDY, encoded by the coding sequence TTGGTAAAGAAGAACATTCTTGAAACCATAGGGCATACACCTATGGTGCGTATTAATCGTCTCGGTCAGAACCCGAACGTGAATATTTTCGCCAAGTTGGAGGGATTTAATCCCACGGGTAGTATTAAAGATCGTATCGCCTTGCAGATGATCGAACAGGCAGAGCGGGAGGGGCGTTTGATACCTGGTAAAACCATTATCGAACCGACTTCCGGGAACACGGGGATCGGTTTGGCCATTATCGGTATCGTGAAAGGTTATCCCGTGGAGATTGTGATGAGTGAGGCGGTGTCCGTGGAGCGAAGAAAGATTATCCGTTCGTACGGGGGCAAGGTCATTCTGACTCCCGCGGCGGAGGGGACGGATGGTGCTATTCGGAAGGCGCATCAACTTGTGGAAGAAAACCCCGGAAAATATTTTATGCCCGACCAGTTCAGTAATGCCGGGAATTATCAGGCACATTACGAGAACACGGCCATCGAGATCTGGCAACAGATGGAGGGGGAGATAGATTACTTGGTGAGTGCCTTGGGAACGTCGGGGACAATCATGGGAATATCCCGTTTCTTGAAAAGATGTAAGCCGGATATAAAAGTCGTGTCCGCACATCCCGTGAAGGGGCATTATATTCAAGGTCTAAAGAATATGGAAGAGGCGATTGTTCCGGCTATTTACGATCCCTCCCGGATAGATATACAGGTGATGGTGGAGAGCGAGGAGGCTATTGCCATGGCTCGTGAGATTATTGTCTGGGAAGGTATTTTTGCCGGGATGAGTAGCGGGGCTGCCATGGTGGCAGCTCTGAAGACCGCAGAACAGATAGATGCGGGCAATATTGTAGTTATTTTCCCCGATAGGGCAGAAAAGTATCTGAGTACTTCGATGTTCGGGAATTTGGTAGATTATTAA
- a CDS encoding ABC-F family ATP-binding cassette domain-containing protein gives MISVDGLTVEFGDRALFKDISFVINDKDRIALMGKNGAGKSTLLKILAGERQASRGNISYPKETVIAYLPQHLMTHNERTVFDETAQAFAHLFEMEKEIERLNQQLTERTDYDSPEYYKLIEDVSALSEKFYSIDSTHYEADVEKVLLGLGFQREDFNRPTADFSGGWRMRIELAKMLLKNPDVLLLDEPTNHLDIDSIQWLEDFLVNNGKAVVVISHDRTFVDNITTRTIEVTMGRIYDYKVNYSQYLVLRQERRIQQQKAYDEQQKMIAETKEFIERFKGTYSKTLQVQSRVKMLEKLEILEVDEEDTSALRLKFPPAPNSGKYPVIAEELTKDYDGHIVFQDAHFTIEKGEKVAFVGRNGEGKSTLVKCIMGEIPYTGKLTLGYNVKIGYFAQNQASLMDESLTVFQTIDDVTPMELKHKIKDMLGAFMFSGDDIDKKVKVLSGGERTRLAMIKLLLSPVNLLILDEPTNHLDLRTKDILKNALKEFDGTLIVVSHDRDFLTGLVHKVYEFGNKKVKEHLEDIQGFLRKKKMENLREIERKS, from the coding sequence ATGATTTCAGTAGACGGATTAACAGTAGAATTTGGAGACAGAGCGCTTTTTAAAGATATTTCATTTGTTATTAACGACAAGGACCGGATTGCCCTCATGGGAAAAAACGGGGCAGGTAAATCCACGTTACTAAAAATTCTAGCGGGAGAACGCCAAGCCTCCCGGGGAAATATCTCCTACCCGAAGGAAACTGTTATTGCTTACCTACCACAACATTTAATGACCCATAACGAAAGAACCGTTTTCGATGAAACGGCACAGGCATTCGCCCACCTTTTCGAGATGGAGAAAGAGATTGAACGGTTGAATCAACAACTCACCGAAAGAACGGACTACGATTCTCCAGAGTATTACAAACTCATTGAAGACGTATCCGCACTCAGCGAGAAGTTTTATAGCATCGACTCCACGCATTACGAGGCGGATGTTGAAAAGGTATTGTTGGGTCTCGGATTCCAACGGGAAGATTTCAACCGCCCGACAGCCGATTTCAGTGGAGGTTGGCGTATGCGTATCGAGTTGGCTAAAATGTTGCTTAAAAACCCGGACGTATTACTACTTGACGAGCCTACCAACCACCTTGACATCGATTCGATTCAATGGTTGGAGGATTTTCTCGTGAATAACGGGAAAGCTGTCGTCGTGATCTCCCACGACCGGACATTTGTTGACAACATCACTACCCGAACGATCGAGGTCACCATGGGCCGTATTTACGACTACAAGGTAAATTACTCCCAATACCTCGTACTACGCCAAGAACGGCGCATTCAGCAACAAAAGGCCTACGACGAACAGCAAAAGATGATCGCCGAGACGAAAGAATTTATCGAGCGTTTTAAGGGGACCTATTCCAAGACCTTACAAGTACAATCCCGCGTGAAGATGTTGGAGAAACTGGAAATATTGGAAGTTGACGAGGAAGACACTTCCGCACTGAGACTGAAATTCCCGCCCGCCCCGAACTCCGGTAAATACCCGGTGATCGCAGAAGAGCTTACGAAAGACTATGACGGACACATCGTGTTCCAAGATGCCCACTTCACGATTGAGAAGGGGGAGAAAGTCGCTTTCGTCGGTCGTAACGGGGAAGGAAAGTCCACGCTAGTAAAATGTATCATGGGAGAAATTCCCTATACCGGAAAACTGACATTGGGATACAACGTGAAGATCGGCTATTTCGCCCAAAACCAAGCCTCTCTCATGGACGAAAGTCTTACCGTTTTCCAGACCATCGATGACGTAACTCCCATGGAGCTGAAACACAAAATCAAGGATATGCTGGGAGCTTTCATGTTCAGCGGTGACGACATCGACAAAAAGGTGAAAGTTCTGTCTGGTGGAGAGCGTACCCGATTGGCCATGATCAAGTTGTTGCTCTCTCCCGTGAACCTGTTGATTCTCGACGAGCCGACCAACCATCTCGACCTCCGTACCAAGGACATCCTGAAAAATGCCTTGAAAGAGTTCGATGGCACCTTGATCGTCGTGTCCCACGACCGTGATTTCCTCACTGGACTCGTCCACAAGGTCTACGAATTCGGTAACAAGAAAGTAAAGGAACACCTCGAAGACATCCAAGGTTTCTTGCGGAAAAAGAAAATGGAAAACCTCCGGGAGATCGAACGCAAAAGCTAA
- the nagB gene encoding glucosamine-6-phosphate deaminase: MITKNYIAKGEGANRFEKIPVQIYETADEAVKAVAREIVDLVQTKAASSEKCVLGLATGVSPIKLYQELVRMHREEGVSFRNVVTFNLDEYLPMPKESEQSYHYFMHHHLFDHIDIDPKNIHIPDGTLEGDEIDKFCRDYEKAIDAAGGIDLQILGIGRTGHIGFNEPGSFITSQTRKVFLNDLTIKDAIKDFGSRNLVPTKAITMGVGTIMQARRVILMAWGEKKAPIIKATVEGRVSDSVPATFLQMHSNVQFIIDESAASELTRADYPWLVSKVNWDDKLIRKAVIRLCQKLKKPILKVEDKDYQDNGLSDLIEKFGSANKVNIAVFNDMQHTISGWPGGKPNADDSTRPERAHPYPKRVLIFSPHPDDDVISMGGTEARLVEQGHEVHAVYQTSGNIAVFDDYLYEMMDIADLFAQNMGVSGEGYKQVKETIRNLKPEGSEPKEVLKFKTALRAAEALAACRFMGIPSERVHFLNLPFYETGSVKKNPLGKEDIDIIVNLLREVKPHQIYAAGDLADPHGTHSVCLDAIMQAFDVVCEDDWFKDCYVWLYRGAWLEWEIEKVDMAVPVSPSELSIKRQAIYRHGSQNNGPAYPGDDPREFWQRAEDRNRNTADLYNKLGMAEYEAMEVFVRYKHRK; encoded by the coding sequence ATGATTACTAAAAACTACATCGCTAAGGGCGAGGGAGCCAACAGGTTCGAGAAGATTCCTGTTCAGATTTATGAAACAGCGGACGAGGCTGTGAAGGCCGTTGCCCGTGAGATTGTGGATTTGGTACAAACGAAAGCGGCTAGCAGTGAAAAGTGCGTTTTAGGTTTGGCGACCGGGGTTTCCCCGATCAAGTTGTATCAAGAGCTGGTGAGGATGCACCGGGAAGAAGGCGTTTCTTTCCGTAATGTGGTTACGTTCAATTTGGACGAGTATCTGCCGATGCCGAAAGAGTCGGAGCAGAGCTACCATTATTTCATGCACCACCATTTGTTTGATCATATAGATATTGACCCGAAGAATATTCATATCCCGGACGGAACGCTGGAAGGGGATGAAATAGATAAATTCTGTCGGGATTACGAGAAGGCGATCGATGCTGCCGGGGGAATTGACCTCCAGATATTGGGCATCGGACGTACGGGACATATCGGTTTTAACGAGCCGGGGTCTTTTATCACGTCCCAGACCCGGAAGGTGTTCTTGAATGACTTGACGATAAAAGACGCGATAAAGGATTTCGGAAGTAGGAATCTGGTACCCACGAAAGCGATCACGATGGGAGTCGGGACGATTATGCAGGCCCGGAGAGTGATTCTGATGGCGTGGGGAGAGAAAAAGGCCCCGATTATCAAGGCTACCGTGGAAGGACGGGTGTCAGATTCGGTTCCGGCAACTTTCTTGCAGATGCATTCTAACGTGCAATTTATTATTGATGAGAGTGCGGCTAGCGAATTGACCCGGGCGGATTACCCGTGGTTGGTGAGCAAGGTGAATTGGGATGATAAGCTGATTCGTAAAGCGGTGATCCGGTTGTGCCAGAAGTTGAAAAAGCCCATTTTGAAAGTCGAAGATAAAGATTATCAAGATAACGGTTTGAGCGATCTGATCGAGAAGTTCGGTTCTGCAAACAAGGTGAATATTGCCGTGTTTAATGATATGCAGCACACCATTTCCGGGTGGCCGGGAGGGAAACCTAACGCGGATGATTCAACCCGTCCGGAGAGAGCGCATCCTTACCCGAAACGGGTGTTGATTTTCAGCCCGCATCCGGATGATGACGTGATCTCGATGGGAGGAACGGAGGCCCGTTTGGTGGAACAGGGGCATGAGGTGCATGCGGTTTATCAAACATCTGGGAACATTGCCGTGTTTGATGATTACTTGTACGAGATGATGGATATTGCTGACTTGTTCGCCCAAAATATGGGAGTGTCCGGCGAGGGGTACAAGCAGGTGAAGGAGACGATTCGGAATCTGAAACCGGAGGGAAGTGAACCTAAAGAGGTGTTGAAGTTCAAGACGGCCTTGCGGGCGGCAGAGGCTTTGGCCGCTTGTCGGTTTATGGGTATCCCCTCGGAGAGAGTACATTTTTTGAATTTGCCTTTCTATGAAACGGGTTCCGTGAAAAAGAACCCGTTGGGAAAAGAAGATATAGATATTATCGTGAATCTGTTGCGGGAGGTGAAACCTCACCAGATTTATGCTGCCGGAGACTTGGCCGATCCGCACGGAACGCATAGTGTTTGTCTGGATGCGATCATGCAGGCTTTTGACGTCGTGTGTGAGGATGACTGGTTCAAGGATTGTTACGTGTGGTTGTATCGCGGGGCTTGGTTGGAATGGGAGATCGAGAAGGTGGATATGGCGGTGCCGGTAAGCCCGTCGGAATTATCCATCAAACGACAAGCGATTTACCGACACGGTTCACAGAATAACGGACCGGCTTACCCGGGAGATGATCCTCGCGAGTTCTGGCAGCGAGCCGAAGACCGTAACCGTAACACGGCCGACTTGTATAACAAGTTGGGAATGGCGGAGTACGAGGCGATGGAGGTCTTCGTGCGCTACAAGCATAGGAAATAA
- a CDS encoding ROK family transcriptional regulator, protein MNDSNTINKGSLPGLKEKRYLQKKAIIGFLYRMGELSKPEICRLTNVTTPTVSRMIEELIEEGWVIDRGCGNSIGGKRPHVFSLNPDAAYILGVDIGREYLRVAIFNLKNEPIEGILEYPSILEEQDDEATLRYVREKIDETIGRLNVDRAKIKMAGFALPGLIDREGTSYTYLTYEQPGIKSILEEMLKIPVFIDNDSNVMAMAEHTFGVAKDVNNVLCISVNECIGLGMILNSKLYRGGIGMAGEFGHIRISGLEAPCHCGKIGCLETVSSGRAIEKVAGKPLQEIIEAARKDDISAIDLLHRAGEKLGEGIATMVHLFNPDMVVIGGEIVQAGDLMLVPVQQAINKYALARMRGHCELKMSNLGVYSAILGTLMMVMEHLYDDSECGYSLY, encoded by the coding sequence ATGAATGACTCGAATACCATAAATAAAGGTTCGCTACCGGGATTGAAAGAGAAACGGTACTTGCAGAAGAAAGCAATTATCGGTTTCCTTTACCGGATGGGAGAGTTGTCCAAGCCTGAGATTTGTCGCCTGACAAACGTGACCACGCCGACGGTTAGTCGCATGATCGAAGAGTTGATAGAAGAGGGATGGGTGATTGACCGGGGATGCGGAAATTCGATCGGGGGTAAACGTCCTCACGTGTTTTCATTAAATCCGGATGCTGCGTATATATTAGGAGTGGATATTGGTCGGGAGTACCTGCGGGTGGCTATCTTTAATTTGAAGAATGAGCCGATTGAGGGTATTCTGGAATATCCCTCGATTTTGGAAGAGCAGGATGATGAGGCGACTCTCCGTTACGTGCGGGAGAAGATTGACGAGACGATCGGGCGTTTGAATGTGGATCGGGCAAAGATCAAGATGGCGGGTTTCGCTCTTCCGGGATTGATCGATCGGGAGGGAACTTCATATACTTATTTGACGTATGAACAACCGGGGATAAAGAGTATTTTGGAGGAAATGCTGAAAATCCCGGTATTTATTGATAACGATTCTAACGTGATGGCCATGGCGGAACACACGTTCGGGGTAGCCAAAGACGTGAATAACGTTTTGTGTATTAGCGTGAACGAGTGTATCGGTTTGGGGATGATCCTGAACTCGAAATTATATCGCGGGGGAATTGGCATGGCGGGAGAGTTCGGGCATATCCGTATTTCAGGGCTGGAGGCTCCATGTCATTGCGGAAAGATCGGTTGCTTGGAAACCGTGTCTTCGGGACGGGCTATAGAGAAGGTGGCTGGTAAGCCGTTACAAGAGATTATCGAGGCGGCCCGGAAAGATGATATTTCGGCTATCGACCTCTTGCATCGTGCGGGAGAGAAGTTGGGAGAGGGAATAGCCACGATGGTACATTTGTTTAACCCGGACATGGTAGTCATCGGTGGGGAGATCGTGCAAGCGGGCGATTTGATGCTGGTTCCGGTTCAACAGGCGATAAATAAGTACGCTTTGGCTCGTATGCGAGGACATTGCGAGTTGAAGATGAGTAATCTGGGTGTTTATTCGGCGATATTGGGTACGTTGATGATGGTCATGGAACATTTGTATGATGATTCTGAATGTGGGTACTCGCTTTATTAA